From the Osmerus eperlanus chromosome 19, fOsmEpe2.1, whole genome shotgun sequence genome, one window contains:
- the LOC134040027 gene encoding DNA polymerase theta-like gives MESLKLFCETDDQLICLICRDGREHRGHTFRPLKEAQEDLRGKLVSVILGSSEGDIDELHTTHALAPPPLDADLLVGERLEQLKACLNRSLLKDAGGVVITYDIIEAYKTLVLSCGIGLDGSCENPKVACWLLDPGSEERTLASVVTCFCPQELDLLEDMTGLKNKRTLGYARKGAGRVRLGKQFSTTKDVLEKLRPLHPFPGVILEWRRITNAMIKVVFPLQRERQHHPLLAMDRIHPVSQTYTPTCRVSFTEPNIQNVPKDFEIQMATVVGESPPSQDGRQAATRPGRRGRSRLPAPPAGSPEKDVAFSVSMRHAFVPFSGGMILAADYSQLELRVLAHLSKDRRLLQVLNGGVDVFRCIAAEWKNITPDAVKDGLRQQAKQICYGIIYGMGAKSLGEQMGVDENDAACYIESFKARYTGIQSFLRDTVKSCVKKGYVQTLLGRRRYLPGITNGNTYARAHAERQAVNTTVQGSAADIVKLATVNIQQRLQETFPTAPLSHQHPHSDRGRSRTWPRVRGAYFILQLHDELIYETTEEDLIRVAQIVKREMESAVKLYVKLRAKVRVGPSWGDLQDMEI, from the exons CTACACACAACCCATGCTCTGGCCCCGCCTCCACTGGATGCTGATTTGCTGGTGGGTGAGAGGCTGGAGCAGTTAAAGGCCTGCCTAAACCGGTCATTACTTAAAGATGCAGGGGGCGTGGTTATCACTTACGACATCATCGAGGCGTACAAGACCTTGGTGCTTAGCTGTGGCATCGGTCTAGACGGCAGTTGTGAAAACCCCAAG GTGGCGTGTTGGCTGTTGGACCCTGGCAGTGAGGAGAGGACCCTGGCCAGCGTGGTGACCTGCTTCTGCCCCCAAGAGCTGGATCTGCTggagg ACATGACTGGTCTGAAGAACAAGAGGACCCTGGGATACGCCAGGAAAGGAGCGGGGAGGGTGCGCCTGGGCAAGCAGTTCAGCACCACCAAg GATGTTCTGGAGAAGCTCCGACCCCTGCACCCGTTCCCAGGGGTGATcctggagtggaggaggatCACCAACGCTATGATCAAGGTGGTGTTccctctccagagagagagacaacaccaCCCTCTGCTGGCCATGGACAGGATACACCCTGTGTCTCAGACATACACCCCCACAT GCCGAGTGAGCTTCACTGAGCCCAACATCCAGAACGTTCCGAAAGACTTTGAGATCCAGATGGCCACCGTTGTGGGCGAGAGCCCCCCCtcacaagatggccgccaggcTGCCACCCGGCCAGG CAGGAGAGGGCGCTCCAGGCTGCCAGCCCCTCCTGCAGGCAGTCCAGAGAAGGATGTCGCCTTCTCCGTCAGCATGAGACACGCCTTCGTACCCTTCTCAG gaggGATGATCCTAGCTGCAGATTATTCCCAGTTGGAGCTGCGGGTGCTAGCTCACCTCTCTAAGGACCGGCGCCTCCTACAG GTGCTGAACGGAGGGGTGGATGTTTTCCGCTGCATCGCGGCAGAGTGGAAGAACATAACCCCAGATGCTGTGAAGGACGGCCTCAGACAGCAGGCCAAGCAG ATTTGCTATGGCATCATCTACGGGATGGGAGCCAAGTCTCTGGGGGAGCAGATGGGCGTGGATGAGAACGATGCTGCCTGTTACATAGAGAGCTTCAAGGCCAGATACACAG GGATCCAGTCCTTCCTGAGAGACACGGTGAAGAGCTGTGTAAAAAAGGGCTACGTTCAGACACTGCTGGGACGCAGGAGATACCTGCCTGGGATCACAAACGGCAACACCTACGCCAgggcacat GCAGAGCGCCAGGCGGTGAACACCACTGTTCAGGGTTCAGCTGCTGACATTGTTAAACTGGCCACTGTCAACATCCAGCAGAGACTACAGGAAaccttccctactgcccccctgtcacatcaacacccacactcag ACAGGGGCcgtagcaggacatggcctcgggTCAGAGGGGCTTACTTCATCCTGCAGCTGCATGACGAGCTGATCTACgagaccacagaagaagacctcATTCGG GTGGCTCAAatagtgaagagagagatggagtcagCAGTCAAGCTTTATGTGAAGCTCAGAGCCAAAGTCAGGGTGGGACCCAGCTGGGGTGACCTCCAGGACATGGAAATATGA